A part of Numida meleagris isolate 19003 breed g44 Domestic line chromosome 27, NumMel1.0, whole genome shotgun sequence genomic DNA contains:
- the MYO9B gene encoding unconventional myosin-IXb isoform X3 gives MSLQDADSAVCQTKAAYNLHIYPQLSTESAPCCKVTATKDTTSSDVIKDVINILNLDVSKSYVLVEVKETGGEEWVLDTNDSPVHRVLLWPRRAQDEHPQKDGYYFLLQERNTDGTIKYAQMQLLSKETDARRLVERGFLPWQQEDFDDLCNIPNLTEKTLLENLKRRFLKHKIYTYAGSILIAVNPFKFLPIYNPKYVKLYENHQLGKLEPHIFAIADVAYHTMLKKHVNQCIVISGESGSGKTQSTNFLIHCLTALSQKGYASGVERTILGAGPVLEAFGNAKTAHNNNSSRFGKFIQVNYLENGVVRGAVVEKYLLEKSRLVSQEKDERNYHVFYYLLLGVNEEERKEFHLKQPEDYSYLNQCNLKIEDGEDLRHDFERLKQAMEMVGFLSATKKQIFSVLSAILYLGNVTYKKKATGRDEGLEVGPPEVLDILSQLLKVKREILVEVLTKRKTVTANDKLILPYSLNEAITARDSMAKSLYSALFDWIVLRINHALLNKKDMEESVTCLSIGVLDIFGFEDFETNSFEQFCINYANEQLQYYFNQHIFKLEQEEYKSEGITWHDIDYTDNVACIHLISKKPTGLFYLLDEESNFPRATNQTLLAKFKQQHEENKFFVATPVMEPAFIIRHFAGKVKYQIKDFREKNMDYMRPDIVALLRSSDSAYVRELIGMDPVAVFRWAVLRAAVQAMAVFAEAGRQRAQKTAGVVRQGPRVPLGELQRSNTPVEKVYRRSMLDFSFDCSEDFDINAFEDIISFYENKKDMHEQIIASIKGLPWQGDDPCKLLRSLNRLQHRSHFMKSRAIKQKQVIPKNLLDSKSLKLIVSMTLHDRTTKSLLHLHKKKKPPSISAQFQTSLNKLLETLGKAEPFFIRCIRSNAEKKEMLFDENLVLQQLRYTGMLETVRIRRSGYSAKYTFQEFIDQFQVLLPKNAKASKEDIFAYLSKLKLDKNNCQIGKTKVFMKEAERQILQDTLHKEVIRKIILLQSWLRMVLERRRFLRTRQAAIVLQACWRSRCVRRALQRNNAAIYIQTAWRRYREQKCYLQQKKRICLVQAMVRGYLQRKRFQKMAMEKQKAEEEQRKMQEAQDRENDTSTDEGNEPTTDQLPVKSESELDQVFEGKEEVPSEQAEKLGSSEKATLPQKNVIESSEKVTSSREKRESRRQRGLEHNELQNKHVQFSFEGAALVCHEEQTSSEETLENVPEPKEPTGQDAVLQGSNEKEKSLNDGKAISDTPPLSEIKESSYIPEQPPASEVEGVDKAVGGVMKTQGDQNSQLKVSQSCPERPTHLALDLENTLIATESFQTPAECWADKNKRPVQKDTKDLDSPTSSQIQRYVDDPGKLKYKREKWKGKRQSDAGQNDVLSQSLDGRTRVDQSLQDHLEKKGTSSSLNDLSALAHVAASQQSPDTTEEEKGNKKYVLQKKPSDLLPTSDSVVSMQPASQQVDAKSAFKSPLRRLLGKKPDKKIPKECPDVIDEGDGLSLTSCLLFAETAGAQKVSEASSGQPSRLQAGERHVKESSKTKKNRTIKISKISSVSQNWRASIVREIANANELKHLDEFLLNKINDLRSQKSGVECLFFEATEKFRGNIKTMYSAPNGQIHVGYKDLVENYQLLVTNLAKKREEKEVKLVLNLFQSLLDEFIRGYTKKEESEQPKQTKAQKKKRKQDRAIEEHNGHVFTNYQVSIRQSCEHCSSYIWPMEKACLCSVCKLTCHKKCMSKIQSSCTSCGKKNEQDAEPRHFGVCVSALTSERNSVPIVMEKLLEHVEMHGLYTEGIYRKSGSANRMKELKQLLQADPNSVKLENYPIHTITGILKQWLRELPDPLMTSAQYNDFLRAVELPEKQEQLCAIYSVLEQLPQANHNTLERLIFHLVKVALIEDVNRMSPNALAIVFAPCLLRCPDTSDPLTSMKDVSKTTMCVEMLIKEQIRKYKIKMDEINQLEAAESIAFRRLSLLRQNTSKSPQVKGNDSGSSELDSLHEEEEVSEADNREKEILIDRIQSIKEEKEDITYRLPELDQRGSDEENVDSETSASTESLLEERTGRMDTEVYCFFKGITIPALQCCAQSSNVPAKDICKVPSLLQTSSSSLSASLASRRRSSLTLSKIKVPRRTPVMPTANIKLPPGIFKCTESQGKTSADEESQIVVRRREQPAVRTDKVHSIYIAQGSAVAHAQELLDEYEPTAKVKRRFSDPYSHLTCTEK, from the exons ATGAGTTTACAAGATGCGGACAGTGCAGTTTGCCAGACAAAAGCAGCCTATAATCTTCATATTTACCCCCAGCTCTCAACGGAAAGCGCTCCCTGCTGCAAAGTGACAGCAACTAAGGACACCACGTCTTCAGATGTCATCAAGGATGTGATTAACATCTTAAACTTGGATGTCTCAAAAAGTTATGTGCTCGTGGAGGTGAAAGAAACAGGTGGCGAAGAATGGGTACTTGATACAAACGATTCTCCTGTTCATAGGGTTTTACTTTGGCCTCGTCGTGCTCAGGATGAGCATCCTCAAAAGGATGGGTACTACTTTCTTTTGCAAGAAAGAAACACTGATGGGACCATCAAGTACGCGCAGATGCAACTGCTATCCAAGGAGACGGATGCTCGGCGATTGGTTGAAAGAGGTTTTCTTCCATGGCAGCAGGAGGACTTTGATGACTTGTGCAATATTCCCAACTTAACAGAGAAAACACTTCTAGAAAATCTCAAACGCCGCTTTCTAAAACACAAAATTTATACCTACGCAGGAAGTATTCTGATTGCAGTTAACCCCTTCAAGTTCTTGCCCATTTATAATCCTAAATATGTCAAGTTATATGAGAATCATCAACTCGGGAAGTTGGAGCCTCATATTTTTGCCATTGCTGATGTGGCTTATCACACAATGCTTAAAAAACACGTTAATCAGTGCATAGTTATATCAGGTGAAAGTGGTTCTGGAAAAACTCAAAGCACAAACTTCTTAATTCACTGCCTCACGGCACTGAGCCAGAAAGGGTACGCAAGTGGTGTGGAGAGAACTATTCTAGGAGCTGGACCAGTTCTGGAG GCATTTGGAAATGCAAAGACAGCACATAACAATAACTCCAGTCGTTTCGGGAAGTTTATTCAAGTCAATTATTTAGAGAATGGCGTTGTCCGAGG GGCGGTTGTTGAAAAATACCTGCTTGAAAAATCTCGTCTTGTTTctcaagaaaaagatgaaag GAACTACCATGTCTTTTATTATTTGCTACTTGGGGTCAATGAAGAAGAGCGTAAAGAATTTCACCTCAAACAACCTGAAGATTATTCCTACCTCAATCAG TGTAACTTGAAAATTGAAGATGGAGAAGATCTCCGGCATGACTTTGAAAGGTTGAAACAAGCAATGGAGATGGTTGGCTTTctttcagcaacaaaaaagca gattttttcagtgctttcagctATTCTTTATTTGGGCAACGTGACGTACAAGAAGAAAGCTACAGGCCGTGATGAAGGGTTGGAAGTAGGACCTCCTGAAGTGCTGGACATTCTTTCCCAGCTTTTGAAA GTCAAACGTGAAATTCTAGTGGAAGtgctgacaaaaagaaaaacggTGACTGCTAATGATAAACTTATTTTGCCATATAGCCTCAACGAG GCAATAACAGCTCGCGATTCAATGGCGAAGTCCTTGTACAGTGCTCTGTTTGACTGGATTGTTCTACGAATTAATCATGCACTCCTTaataagaaggacatggaggaATCTGTTACT TGTTTGTCCATTGGTGTACTTGATATTTTTGGGTTTGAAGACTTCGAAACCAACAGTTTTGAGCAGTTCTGCATAAATTATGCAAACGAGCAGcttcagtattattttaatCAGCATATTTTCAAATTGGAACAG GAGGAGTATAAGAGTGAAGGGATCACTTGGCACGATATTGACTATACTGATAATGTGGCCTGCATTCACTTAATCAGCAAGAAGCCCACTGGTCTCTTCTATCTTCTGGATGAAGAAAGCAA ttTTCCGCGTGCCACCAACCAAACTTTACTTGCAAAATTCAAGCAGCAGCATGAGGAGAACAAGTTTTTTGTTGCAACCCCAGTAATGGAACCTGCTTTTATTATTCGACATTTTGCTGGAAAAGTTAAATACCAGATAAAA GATTTCAGAGAGAAGAACATGGATTACATGAGACCAGACATCGTGGCCTTACTGCGAAGCAGCGACAGTGCCTACGTTCGGGAGCTGATAGGCATGGACCCCGTGGCTGTGTTCCGCTGGGCTGTTCTGCGGGCGGCTGTCCAAGCCATGGCTGTCTTTGCAGAAGCTGGACGCCAGAGAGCTCAGAAGACTGCAG GAGTGGTGCGCCAAGGACCCCGAGTTCCCCTTGGAGAACTCCAGAGATCGAATACACCAGTAGAAAAAGTTTACCG CCGCTCAATGCTTGATTTCTCATTTGATTGTTCTGAGGATTTCGATATAAATGCTTTTGAAgacatcatttctttttatgaaaacaagaa AGACATGCATGAGCAAATCATCGCAAGTATAAAAGGACTTCCATGGCAGGGAGATGATCCCTGCAAGCTGCTTCGGTCACTCAATCGACTTCAACACCGCTCCCACTTCAT GAAAAGTAGAGCTATCAAACAAAAGCAGGTCATTCCAAAG AACTTGCTGGATTCCAAATCTCTGAAGCTTATAGTAAGCATGACTCTGCATGATCGAACTACAAAATCCCTCTTACACTTGCACAAGAAGAAGAAACCCCCTAGCATAAGTGCACAGTTCCAG acttCACTTAATAAATTACTGGAGACACTGGGGAAAGCTGAGCCATTCTTCATCCGTTGTATCCGCTCCAACGCTGAGAAG aaagagatgCTCTTTGATGAAAACTTGGTGCTGCAGCAGTTAAGGTACACTGGCATGCTTGAAACTGTGCGAATCAGAAGATCTGGCTATAGTGCCAAGTATACATTCCAG GAATTCATAGATCAGTTTCAGGTGCTACTTCCCAAAAATGCCAAAGCCTCTAAAGAAGacatttttgcttatttgaGTAAACTAAAATTGGATAAAAACAACTGTCAAATAGGGAAGACCAAG GTTTTTATGAAAGAGGCCGAGCGGCAAATACTACAGGATACACTACACAAAGAAGTGATCAGGAAAATCATTCTCCTTCAGAGCTGGCTTAGGATGGTTTTAGAAAGGAGACGCTTTCTCCGAACGCGGCAAGCAGCCATCGTTTTACAG GCTTGCTGGCGATCCCGCTGTGTTAGGAGGGCCCTGCAAAGGAATAATGCTGCCATTTATATTCAGACAGCGTGGCGAAGGTACAGGGAGCAAAAATGCTACCTTCAGCAGAAGAAGAGAATTTGTCTTGTGCAAGCCATGGTCAGAGGGTATCTTCAGCGTAAGAG atttcagaaaatggctatggaaaagcagaaagctgaagaagagcagagaaaaatgcaggaagCTCAAGACAGAGAGAATGATACGAGCACAGATGAGGGCAATGAACCAACAACAGATCAGCTACCGGTGAAAAGTGAGTCAGAGCTGGATCAAGTTtttgagggaaaagaggaagtTCCAAGTGAGCAAGCTGAAAAGCTGGGCTCGTCTGAAAAGGCCACGTTACCTCAGAAGAATGTGATAGAGAGCTCTGAGAAAGTAACGAGCAGCCGGGAGAAACGGGAATCTCGCCGGCAGAGGGGGCTGGAACATAACGAGCTGCAAAACAAGCATGTCCAGTTTTCCTTTGAAGGAGCAGCTTTAGTGTGCCATGAAGAGCAAACCTCTTCTGAAGAGACTCTGGAAAATGTTCCAGAGCCAAAAGAGCCCACAGGACAAGATGCTGTCCTTCAAGGAagcaatgagaaagaaaaaagtctaaATGATGGAAAGGCCATTTCAGATACACCACCATTAAGTGAGATAAAAGAAAGTAGTTATATTCCTGAGCAGCCACCTGCATCGGAAGTTGAAGGAGTAGATAAGGCTGTTGGTGGAGTGATGAAAACACAAGGGGACCAAAATAGCCAGCTGAAAGTCAGCCAAAGCTGTCCTGAAAGGCCAACACATCTTGCACTGGATCTTGAAAACACGCTAATTGCTACTGAGAGCTTTCAAACTCCAGCTGAATGTTGGGCAGATAAAAACAAACGGCCTGTTCAGAAGGACACCAAGGATCTGGATAGTCCCACTTCTTCCCAGATCCAGAGATATGTGGATGACCCAGGAAAACTGAAGTACAAGAGAGAAAAGTGGAAAGGAAAGAGGCAGTCTGATGCTGGTCAGAATGATGTGCTGAGCCAGTCTTTGGATGGAAGAACACGTGTGGATCAGTCTCTTCAGGATCATCTCGA AAAGAAGGGGACTTCATCTTCATTAAATGATCTTTCAGCACTGGCCCATGTTGCCGCAAGTCAG CAATCACCAGAtacaacagaagaagaaaaaggcaacaaGAAATATGTTTTGCAAAAGAAGCCGAGTGACCTCCTACCTACCTCTGATTCAGTTGTTTCTATGCAGCCAGCAAGCCAGCAAGTAGATGCCAA GTCTGCTTTCAAAAGTCCTTTGAGGAGACTTCTGGGGAAAAAGCCAGACAAGAAAATTCCAAAGGAGTGTCCTGATGTGATTGATGAAGGTGATGGACTCTCACTTACATCTTGCCTCCTGTTTGCAGAAacagcaggagcacagaagGTTTCAGAAG CTTCTTCTGGACAGCCAAGTCGTCTCCAGGCGGGGGAGCGCCACGTAAAGGAGagcagtaaaacaaagaagaacCGTACTATTAAGATCAGCAAGATCTCAAGTGTGTCTCAGAACTGGCGAGCATCTATAGTCCGTGAGATTGCAAATGCCAATGAACTGAAACATCTCGATGAGTTCCTTCTGAACAAG aTCAACGACTTGCGCTCCCAGAAATCTGGTGTTGAATGCTTGTTCTTTGAAGCCACTGAGAAATTTAGAGGAAATATCAAGACCATGTACTCTGCTCCT AATGGGCAAATCCATGTTGGCTACAAAGATCTGGTGGAAAACTACCAGCTTCTAGTTACAAACCTGGccaaaaaaagggaagagaaagaagtcaAGCTGGTTTTGAATCTTTTCCAATCCCTTCTAGATGAATTCATCAGAGGatatacaaaaaaagaagaatctgaaCAGCCCAAG CAAACCAAAGCCCAGAAGAAGAAGCGAAAACAAGATCGTGCG ATTGAGGAACACAATGGTCATGTATTCACAAACTACCAAGTGAGCATTCGGCAATCATGTGAACATTGCTCGTCGTACATCTGGCCCATGGAAAAGGCCTGTCTCTGCAGTG TTTGCAAGTTGACTTGTCACAAGAAATGCATGTCCAAAATCCAGAGCAGCTGTACATCCTGCGGGAAAAAG AATGAGCAGGATGCAGAACCACGTCACTTTGGAGTGTGTGTGAGTGCCCTGACCAGTGAGAGAAATTCAGTCCCCATTGTCATGGAGAAGCTGCTCGAGCACGTGGAGATGCACGGCCTCTACACAGAAGGCATTTACAGGAAATCAGGATCAGCAAATCGTATGAAGGAGCTGAAACAGTTGCTGCAAGCAG atccAAATTCAGTGAAACTGGAGAATTACCCTATCCACACTATTACGGGGATCCTTAAGCAGTGGTTACGAGAATTACCAGATCCACTAATGACATCAGCACAGTACAATGATTTCCTCCGTGCTGTAG AACTACCAGAAAAACAGGAGCAACTTTGTGCCATTTACAGTGTCCTCGAACAGCTTCCACAAGCAAATCATAACACCTTGGAACGACTCATCTTCCATCTAGTCAA AGTGGCTTTGATAGAAGATGTCAACCGTATGTCGCCCAATGCCTTGGCCATTGTTTTTGCTCCATGCCTCTTGCGTTGTCCTGATACCTCTGACCCTTTAACCAGTATGAAGGATGTTTCAAAAACAACCAT GTGTGTAGAGATGCTGATAAAGGAGCAGATAAGGAAGTACAAGataaaaatggatgaaataaATCAGCTGGAAGCAGCTGAGAGCATTGCTTTTCGAAGGCTCTCATTGCTTCGGCAGAATACG AGTAAAAGTCCACAGGTCAAAGGAAATGACAGtggcagctcagagctggacTCTCTGCATGAAGAAGAGGAAGTTTCTGAAGCTGATAACCGAGAAAAGGAGATTCTCATTGATCGCATACAGtcaataaaagaagaaaa GGAAGACATAACTTATCGGTTACCTGAGCTTGATCAGCGAGGCTCTGATGAGGAAAACGTGGATTCTGAGACCTCAGCAAGCACAGAGAGCCTGCTAGAAGAGAGAACGGGACGGATGGATACCGAAG TGTACTGTTTCTTTAAAGGAATTACAATTCCTGCATTAcaatgctgtgctcagagctccaaTGTGCCTGCCAAAGACATCTGCAAAGTGCCTTCTCTTTTGCAAACCTCTTCAAGCTCTTTGTCTGCATCCCTGGCTTCAAGACGCAGATCATCTTTAACGCTGTCCAAGATTAAGGTGCCCCGTCGAACTCCAGTGATGCCAACAGCAAACATCAAACTTCCTCCTGGGATTTTCAAATGTACAGAATCTCAGGGCAAGACTTCAGCTGATGAAGAGTCTCAAATAGTGGTGAGACGAAGGGAGCAGCCAGCGGTGCGAACTGATAAAGTCCATTCTATATACATTGCACAGGGGTCTGCAGTGGCCCACGCTCAGGAACTTTTGGATGAATATGAACCAACAGCAAAAGTAAAACGGAGGTTTTCAGACCCTTATTCCCACCTTACGTGTACAGAGAAGTGA